Proteins from a single region of Aureibacter tunicatorum:
- a CDS encoding DUF6048 family protein — protein sequence MKSYCHKIIVFFLVLFSFEAMAQDEMETAKNDTLKYYDKNIRFKALPAALTVGTDGYRLAKTLLEPNYQGFSLQASTNILYNFYLTMEGGYENSTFEHSLATAKNRGQFLTYGVDFDLMPRNKSYSVIFIGARAGTATFSETLDYRILNEWESVSNSVTENGMQATWVEFVAGIRGNVYRGLFVGFTAKLKTGLNIKNEDNLALRPSFVPGYGKVNYNMGSNGGFEINLAYRFAFRRQYIKPMKIKKQKK from the coding sequence TTGAAATCCTATTGCCATAAAATAATTGTTTTTTTCTTGGTTTTATTTAGCTTCGAGGCTATGGCTCAAGATGAGATGGAAACGGCCAAGAACGATACTTTGAAATATTACGACAAAAATATTCGTTTTAAAGCATTGCCAGCCGCTTTAACGGTTGGAACTGATGGATATAGACTTGCAAAGACCTTGCTTGAGCCTAATTATCAAGGTTTTAGTCTTCAAGCTAGCACTAATATTCTCTATAATTTTTATCTGACTATGGAGGGTGGATATGAAAATTCCACATTTGAGCATAGTCTGGCTACTGCGAAAAATAGAGGTCAATTCTTGACATATGGGGTCGATTTTGATTTGATGCCAAGAAATAAGAGTTATAGTGTGATTTTTATTGGGGCTAGAGCTGGAACGGCTACTTTTTCAGAAACATTGGACTATAGAATTTTGAATGAATGGGAAAGCGTTTCTAATAGTGTGACTGAAAATGGTATGCAGGCAACTTGGGTTGAGTTTGTCGCTGGAATTAGGGGTAATGTATATAGGGGGTTATTTGTAGGCTTTACTGCGAAATTGAAGACCGGCCTTAATATTAAGAATGAAGATAACTTGGCTCTTAGGCCTTCATTTGTTCCAGGTTATGGGAAGGTTAATTATAATATGGGAAGCAATGGAGGCTTTGAGATTAACTTGGCTTATAGGTTTGCTTTTAGAAGGCAGTATATAAAACCGATGAAGATTAAGAAACAGAAAAAATAG
- a CDS encoding DcaP family trimeric outer membrane transporter, with the protein MKYKYTIFKLLFVFIATVCNEALAENDKGEDKQEKKNDIKIDPETLTLSIYDDSNGESGALVSQEKPKYSLKIGGWVKLNAIYDFNGIGPNPYPGFMPVEIPTDPTENAMNRSFHMNINQTRIWVDSYLESKTFGTIKFYLEGDFLRTTNNNLRLRHAFIEVNEKLIIGQTWSTFSDGEALPLNVEFEGPASLYADWGPQIRYSDKINDRFSYQVALETPTANITRLDSLVTEDPSKLNARPKSQFPNVVGKLRYSHKRGFIHLSGIMKDLRYYDIKGEVQNDIAWGAQLSGALNVAKNTKVYFQGIYGKGIASGISGFYYFNYDATPNIQKTNLEALTAMGGYFALEHRWSPKVFSNIMYSVQRIDERELLEDNDYYMGHYFAVNTFYNPIERFEIGFEYNYGIRLDADMSQGDANRIQTSVRYFF; encoded by the coding sequence ATGAAATACAAATACACCATTTTCAAACTACTTTTTGTCTTCATTGCAACGGTTTGCAATGAGGCCTTAGCCGAAAACGATAAAGGCGAAGATAAACAAGAAAAGAAGAACGATATCAAAATAGATCCAGAGACCTTGACATTATCGATCTATGATGATTCAAACGGAGAAAGTGGAGCGCTTGTTTCACAAGAGAAGCCAAAATATTCATTAAAAATCGGCGGGTGGGTAAAATTAAATGCGATTTACGATTTCAACGGTATTGGCCCCAACCCTTACCCAGGTTTCATGCCTGTTGAAATACCAACAGATCCTACTGAGAATGCAATGAACCGTTCATTTCATATGAATATCAATCAAACTAGAATTTGGGTTGATTCATATTTGGAAAGCAAAACTTTCGGTACTATTAAATTCTATTTGGAAGGCGACTTCTTGCGCACAACCAATAATAACCTGCGTTTGCGTCATGCATTTATTGAAGTTAATGAAAAACTTATCATCGGTCAGACTTGGTCAACGTTCAGTGACGGCGAAGCATTGCCTTTGAATGTTGAATTTGAAGGGCCAGCCAGTTTATATGCTGATTGGGGACCACAAATAAGATATTCTGACAAAATCAATGACCGCTTTTCATATCAAGTAGCATTGGAAACTCCGACTGCGAATATTACTCGTCTGGATTCTCTCGTCACTGAAGACCCTTCTAAATTAAACGCCAGACCAAAATCACAATTCCCTAATGTAGTAGGTAAACTTCGTTATTCTCATAAAAGAGGCTTCATTCACCTGTCAGGTATCATGAAAGATTTGAGATATTATGATATTAAAGGAGAAGTTCAAAATGATATAGCTTGGGGAGCCCAACTGAGTGGCGCTTTAAATGTAGCGAAAAACACAAAAGTTTATTTTCAAGGAATCTATGGCAAAGGCATAGCTTCTGGTATTTCTGGATTCTATTATTTCAACTATGACGCCACACCAAATATACAAAAGACAAATCTTGAAGCTTTGACAGCAATGGGTGGTTATTTTGCTTTAGAGCACAGGTGGTCTCCGAAAGTATTCTCCAATATCATGTACAGTGTGCAACGCATTGACGAAAGAGAGCTTCTGGAAGACAATGATTACTATATGGGGCATTACTTTGCAGTCAACACATTTTACAATCCTATAGAAAGGTTTGAAATAGGCTTCGAATACAACTACGGTATAAGACTAGACGCTGATATGTCTCAAGGAGACGCTAACAGAATCCAAACTTCCGTTAGGTACTTCTTCTAA
- the ftsY gene encoding signal recognition particle-docking protein FtsY: MGLFDFFSKDKKEKLDKGLEKSKESIFGKISKAIIGKSKVDDEVLDDLEEILITSDVGVDTTIKIIERIESRVARDKYTNVTELDKILREEVAALLSENNSENISDFEVPQNKKPYVILVVGVNGVGKTTTIGKLSAQFKKRGKKVILGAADTFRAAAVDQLILWGERVGVPVISHGMNTDPASVAFDAAKQGVEQDADVVIIDTAGRLHNKVNLMNELTKIKRVIQKFIPEAPHEVLLVLDGSTGQNAAIQAREFTKATDVSSLAITKLDGTAKGGVVIGISDEFKIPVKYIGVGEQVDDLQVFNKVEFVDSLFKK; this comes from the coding sequence ATGGGACTATTCGATTTCTTTTCTAAGGATAAAAAAGAAAAACTAGATAAAGGTCTTGAAAAAAGCAAGGAGAGCATCTTCGGCAAGATCAGCAAAGCCATCATTGGTAAATCCAAAGTGGATGATGAAGTGTTGGACGACCTTGAGGAGATACTTATCACCTCTGATGTCGGCGTAGACACTACGATCAAAATCATTGAACGTATTGAAAGCAGAGTAGCTAGAGACAAATACACCAATGTAACCGAACTTGACAAGATCCTAAGAGAAGAAGTAGCCGCGCTGCTGTCAGAAAACAACTCTGAAAACATAAGCGACTTTGAAGTCCCTCAAAACAAAAAGCCCTACGTAATCTTGGTAGTTGGCGTAAATGGTGTTGGCAAGACGACCACAATAGGCAAATTGTCAGCTCAATTCAAAAAAAGAGGCAAAAAAGTAATTCTAGGAGCTGCCGATACTTTCAGAGCAGCGGCTGTTGATCAATTGATTCTTTGGGGCGAAAGAGTTGGCGTGCCTGTTATTTCTCATGGCATGAACACTGATCCAGCCTCGGTAGCCTTTGACGCTGCCAAACAAGGTGTTGAACAAGACGCTGATGTAGTAATCATAGACACTGCGGGAAGACTTCACAACAAAGTGAACTTAATGAACGAATTAACTAAAATCAAAAGAGTTATTCAAAAATTCATTCCCGAAGCACCGCATGAAGTACTTTTAGTATTGGATGGAAGCACAGGCCAAAATGCGGCGATTCAAGCAAGAGAATTCACTAAAGCAACTGATGTTTCTTCCTTGGCTATAACGAAGCTGGATGGAACAGCCAAAGGAGGCGTAGTGATTGGTATTTCCGACGAATTTAAAATTCCAGTCAAATATATCGGAGTAGGCGAGCAAGTTGATGATTTGCAAGTTTTCAATAAAGTGGAGTTTGTAGACTCCCTATTCAAAAAGTAG
- a CDS encoding DUF4295 domain-containing protein: MAKKVVATLKKKGGIKYAKVIKAVKSAKTGAYTFKEEIVTEDQVKQKLA; this comes from the coding sequence ATGGCTAAGAAAGTAGTTGCAACGCTTAAGAAAAAAGGTGGTATCAAATACGCTAAAGTTATCAAAGCTGTGAAATCGGCTAAAACTGGAGCTTACACTTTTAAAGAAGAGATCGTTACTGAAGATCAAGTAAAGCAGAAATTAGCTTAA
- the rpmG gene encoding 50S ribosomal protein L33, with amino-acid sequence MAKKGNRVQVILECTEHKNSGQPGTSRYITTKNRKNTTERLELKKFNPILKKYTVHKEIK; translated from the coding sequence ATGGCTAAGAAAGGAAATAGAGTACAAGTAATCTTAGAGTGCACTGAGCATAAGAACAGCGGTCAACCTGGAACTTCCAGATACATCACTACTAAGAACAGAAAAAATACAACTGAGAGATTGGAACTTAAGAAGTTCAACCCAATCCTTAAAAAATACACAGTTCATAAAGAAATCAAATAA
- the rpmB gene encoding 50S ribosomal protein L28 — MARVCQITGKRPRVGNNVSHANNKTKRKFYPNLQTKRFFIPEEDKWITLKVSTSALRTINKNGISAVLNKARKAGNVLI, encoded by the coding sequence ATGGCCAGAGTTTGTCAAATAACAGGTAAAAGACCTAGGGTAGGAAATAACGTTTCTCACGCAAACAACAAGACAAAAAGAAAGTTCTATCCGAACTTGCAAACAAAGAGATTCTTTATTCCTGAAGAAGATAAGTGGATAACACTTAAGGTATCAACTTCTGCGTTGAGAACAATCAATAAAAACGGTATTTCTGCAGTTCTTAACAAAGCTAGAAAAGCAGGCAACGTACTAATCTAA
- the rocD gene encoding ornithine--oxo-acid transaminase: MLEHISSQEAIALEDRYGAHNYHPLPVVLEKGEGVFLWDCEGKRYYDFLSAYSAVNQGHCHPRIIKALKDQADKLTLTSRAFHSNQLGVAEKFVCEMFGFDKVLMMNSGAEANETAIKLARKWGYTKKNIPNDEAVIVCCKQNFHGRTTTIISASTDPVATSGFGPFMPGFQVIEYDNLEELDKALANPNVCGFWLEPIQGEAGVYVPSEGYLKGVEELCKKHNVLLMMDEIQAGVARSGRMLAGDWEDVRPDILILGKAISGGVLPVSAVLADDEIMLVIKPGEHGSTYGGNPLACTVMVEALKVVQEEKLAENADKLGVVFRDRMAKLAETNDLVKLVRGRGLMNAVMINDSEDSSTAWDICVKLAENGLLAKPTHGNIIRFTPPLVMTEEQINECCEIIEKTFNEFSK, encoded by the coding sequence ATGCTTGAACACATCAGTAGCCAAGAGGCGATCGCTCTAGAGGATAGATATGGTGCGCACAACTACCACCCGTTACCAGTAGTATTGGAAAAAGGCGAGGGAGTATTTCTTTGGGATTGTGAAGGAAAGAGATACTATGACTTCTTGAGTGCGTATAGTGCCGTTAACCAAGGGCATTGTCATCCAAGAATCATCAAAGCTCTAAAAGATCAAGCCGATAAATTGACATTGACATCAAGAGCTTTTCATAGCAACCAGTTAGGTGTCGCTGAGAAGTTTGTTTGCGAGATGTTTGGATTTGACAAGGTCTTGATGATGAACTCTGGAGCTGAGGCTAATGAGACAGCGATCAAATTGGCTCGTAAGTGGGGATATACTAAGAAGAATATTCCTAATGACGAAGCGGTGATCGTTTGCTGTAAGCAAAATTTCCACGGTCGTACGACGACGATTATTTCGGCTTCTACGGACCCTGTTGCTACTTCAGGATTTGGACCATTCATGCCTGGATTCCAAGTGATCGAGTATGATAACCTAGAAGAGCTTGACAAAGCCTTGGCTAATCCAAATGTATGCGGGTTCTGGTTGGAGCCTATTCAAGGTGAAGCTGGAGTTTATGTTCCGTCTGAGGGATATCTTAAAGGTGTGGAAGAATTGTGCAAGAAGCACAATGTATTATTGATGATGGATGAGATTCAAGCTGGTGTTGCAAGATCAGGTAGAATGCTTGCTGGCGATTGGGAAGATGTTCGTCCTGATATTCTTATCTTAGGTAAAGCGATCTCTGGAGGTGTATTGCCTGTGTCAGCGGTTCTTGCTGATGATGAGATCATGTTGGTGATCAAGCCGGGTGAGCATGGCTCTACTTACGGTGGCAACCCTCTTGCTTGTACTGTTATGGTGGAAGCTCTTAAGGTAGTTCAAGAAGAGAAGCTTGCTGAGAATGCTGATAAACTAGGAGTGGTTTTCAGAGATAGAATGGCTAAACTTGCAGAGACTAACGACTTGGTGAAGTTGGTAAGAGGTAGAGGTCTTATGAATGCCGTAATGATCAATGACTCTGAAGATAGCAGTACTGCATGGGATATATGCGTGAAATTGGCTGAAAATGGATTGTTGGCTAAGCCTACGCATGGAAATATCATCAGATTCACTCCTCCTTTGGTTATGACTGAAGAGCAGATTAATGAGTGCTGCGAGATTATCGAGAAGACATTCAATGAGTTTTCTAAATAA
- a CDS encoding alkaline phosphatase D family protein, with protein MRLLTQALVLLFLINLTCFCTSSKSDRSGINSVETSKKDSSLTIAFGSCNKQYKPQPLWQPIISNHPDLWIWLGDIIYSDTEDDPDFIRKNYAKQNKKKGYQALKSSTKVIGVWDDHDYGQNDGGKYYALKDSSQQILLDFLEVPKDSPRRTRKGVYSSEVIQKNSLSVKIILLDTRYHRDDEDDENPETTILGEEQWKWLKEEISSSHENLLIIGSEIQVIPKEHRFEKWENFPNEREKLLKLIATHNKPTIIISGDRHIAEISEIKLPKMDFPVLEITSSGMTHTYIGQVNETNKYRKGEISQELNFGLIKASFNKEGNLFVDMQVRGKDNKKLLEETNTY; from the coding sequence ATGAGATTGCTCACTCAAGCTCTTGTTCTGCTTTTTTTAATCAATTTGACATGCTTTTGCACCTCTTCCAAAAGTGATCGTTCTGGAATCAACAGTGTTGAAACAAGCAAAAAAGACAGCAGTTTAACCATTGCTTTTGGCTCATGCAACAAGCAATACAAACCGCAGCCATTATGGCAACCCATAATATCCAACCATCCTGACCTTTGGATATGGCTTGGAGACATTATTTACAGCGATACTGAAGATGATCCCGATTTTATCAGAAAAAATTACGCTAAGCAAAACAAGAAGAAAGGCTACCAAGCGCTAAAATCTTCCACCAAAGTAATAGGTGTATGGGATGATCATGACTATGGTCAAAATGACGGAGGGAAATATTATGCGCTTAAAGACTCCAGCCAACAAATACTTCTTGACTTTCTTGAAGTCCCTAAAGACTCTCCAAGAAGAACTCGAAAAGGAGTATACAGCTCTGAAGTAATTCAAAAAAATAGCCTTTCTGTTAAAATTATATTGTTGGACACGCGGTATCATAGAGATGATGAAGACGATGAAAATCCTGAAACTACTATCCTCGGCGAAGAGCAGTGGAAATGGCTAAAAGAGGAAATATCAAGCTCTCACGAAAACCTGCTCATCATTGGCTCTGAGATACAAGTTATCCCTAAAGAACATCGATTTGAAAAATGGGAAAATTTTCCAAACGAGAGGGAAAAACTTCTGAAGCTCATCGCCACGCATAATAAGCCTACCATCATCATAAGCGGAGACAGGCATATCGCGGAAATCTCTGAAATTAAATTACCCAAAATGGACTTCCCTGTTTTAGAAATCACTTCAAGCGGGATGACGCATACGTATATTGGTCAAGTAAACGAAACAAATAAATACAGAAAAGGCGAAATATCCCAAGAGCTTAATTTTGGACTTATAAAAGCCTCTTTCAATAAAGAAGGAAATCTTTTTGTTGATATGCAGGTAAGAGGCAAAGACAACAAAAAGCTTCTTGAAGAAACGAATACCTATTAG
- a CDS encoding SDR family oxidoreductase, with amino-acid sequence MKVTKHYALITGASMGLGKAAAESVAHRGYEVIGIARNMPEWEFPGSFYTCDLSNREESLSVFKTIKENYPVDCVFNNVGIVNPASVEELKWEDFMKTIELTVRTAVDAVQTFLPVMKEQHWGRIVNMSSIAANGIANRSSYSSSKAVMISLAKTWALELSKYNITVNAVAPGVIETPFFRKHNPEGSESEERYLKMIPGRKLGSPIHIGEAVAYLMSESAEYITGQTLFIDGGATIGGGTF; translated from the coding sequence ATGAAAGTTACCAAGCATTATGCTTTGATTACAGGAGCGAGTATGGGTTTAGGAAAAGCTGCGGCAGAATCCGTTGCTCATAGAGGGTATGAAGTTATTGGCATTGCTAGAAATATGCCTGAATGGGAATTCCCAGGTAGTTTTTATACATGCGATTTGTCAAATCGTGAAGAGTCTTTGAGCGTTTTTAAAACGATTAAAGAAAATTATCCTGTTGATTGTGTATTCAATAATGTAGGAATAGTTAACCCGGCATCGGTTGAAGAATTGAAATGGGAGGATTTTATGAAAACGATAGAGTTGACAGTGCGAACTGCAGTGGATGCTGTTCAAACCTTTTTGCCAGTGATGAAGGAGCAACATTGGGGAAGGATTGTCAATATGTCGAGTATTGCAGCCAATGGAATCGCTAACCGATCTTCATATAGTTCTTCCAAGGCTGTAATGATTAGCTTGGCCAAAACATGGGCATTGGAACTATCTAAATACAACATCACTGTGAATGCTGTGGCTCCAGGAGTTATAGAAACCCCCTTTTTTAGAAAACATAATCCAGAAGGCAGCGAGAGCGAGGAAAGGTATCTGAAAATGATACCAGGCCGAAAGTTGGGCTCACCTATTCACATTGGCGAAGCGGTTGCTTATTTGATGTCCGAGTCTGCGGAGTATATTACAGGACAGACCTTATTTATCGATGGCGGAGCGACTATTGGCGGAGGCACATTTTGA
- a CDS encoding 3-oxoacyl-ACP synthase: MNIDSSLKAQAIEEAKKTLAKTELDTQKDLALLLEDSSNETKSSAGDKYETGRAMIDLEKDKLYARLAQNTKLKRAFAEIQVSKISDTVEHGSLFSTNQGVYFISASLGQINVNGLDIFCISALSPIGKAAMGKKENEEFSFLNKKQTIKTVC, translated from the coding sequence ATGAATATCGATTCTTCACTCAAAGCTCAAGCTATCGAGGAGGCAAAAAAAACACTTGCAAAAACAGAGCTTGACACTCAAAAAGACCTTGCCCTTTTGCTTGAAGACTCTTCCAATGAAACCAAAAGCAGCGCGGGGGATAAATATGAAACAGGAAGAGCTATGATAGATCTTGAAAAAGACAAGCTTTACGCGCGCCTTGCCCAAAACACGAAATTGAAACGCGCTTTTGCCGAGATTCAAGTTTCAAAAATTTCAGATACTGTTGAGCACGGATCATTGTTTTCCACTAATCAAGGAGTATATTTCATATCCGCCAGCTTAGGACAAATCAATGTGAATGGCTTGGACATCTTTTGCATATCGGCTTTATCTCCAATCGGAAAAGCCGCCATGGGCAAAAAAGAAAATGAAGAGTTTTCATTCCTTAATAAAAAGCAAACGATCAAAACTGTTTGCTAA
- a CDS encoding cation-transporting P-type ATPase codes for MEKTKLNNHPHQTAWHNISAKEAIKLNDSDASQGLSQDSVKERQAKFGLNVLKQKKQQSLFITFLLQFHQPMIYILLGACVVTLFLQEWVEAAVIFGVVILNAIVGFIQEAKALNAMNALSKTLESESTVIREGIKQSIQSSQLVPGDIVELKSGDKVPADLRLTHVKNLQVNESSLTGESLPVEKNYDALDEDTALADRINMAYSGTLVTFGLGHGLVISTGENTEIGKIQQMIDNADILATPLTKKIKHFSHMVLWVILGLAAVTFIIGMFKGYDFEQMFLSTVALAVGMIPEGLPAVVTITLAIGVGRMAKQNAIIRKLPAVETLGSTTVICSDKTGTLTQNEMTVKNIFTHSQSYEVDGNGYSPEGKITNGGQETDGSQDNHLNEILMCGLLCNDSVLLKNETDDWAVEGDPTEGALLVSARKGLKDNKEIISKHERLDAIPFESDYQYMATLHRFDQEKNVAFIKGSSESLLPKCLKMTLPEEDVNKVLEKIEEYARLGMRVLVFTKKEFSAQTQEINHSDLDNLTFLGLQAMIDPPRPEAIEAVGICQKADVQVKMITGDHLTTAAAIADQLGIQNLQSPSQKPKAINGKDLEKVSPEEFDKTVAETSVFARVTPEQKLSLVKTLQKQGEIAAMTGDGVNDAPALRQADIGIAMGKGGTEVTKEASDIVLTDDKFSTIAKAVEEGRGVFDNLLKFIIWVIPTNLGEGLVIMLTILIGSQLPVLPIQILWINMTTAIFLGLTLAFERKEPSIMDRSPRRPDMPLIERKYIFRTIMVSLFILVGAFGMFEMKQLAGYSEEQARTIAVNIFVFVEMAYLFNCRSLKLSMFKLGAFSNGWLLVGVLAMAGLQVLLTHSPTMNFLFKTAPIELIDWAQIILYSALVYVVVEIEKLIRRMISK; via the coding sequence ATGGAAAAGACGAAATTAAACAACCATCCCCATCAGACAGCATGGCACAACATCTCCGCAAAGGAGGCCATCAAGCTGAATGATTCGGATGCTTCTCAAGGCTTAAGCCAAGATTCCGTCAAAGAACGACAAGCCAAATTCGGCTTAAATGTTCTCAAACAGAAAAAACAACAAAGCCTCTTCATTACATTTTTATTGCAATTTCACCAACCCATGATTTATATACTTCTTGGAGCTTGCGTCGTGACGCTTTTCCTTCAAGAGTGGGTAGAGGCCGCTGTAATATTTGGCGTAGTTATCCTTAACGCCATTGTAGGATTCATCCAAGAAGCCAAAGCTTTAAACGCAATGAATGCTCTTTCAAAAACTTTGGAAAGCGAAAGCACGGTGATCAGAGAGGGAATTAAACAAAGCATACAAAGCAGTCAATTGGTGCCTGGAGACATCGTAGAGTTGAAATCGGGCGATAAAGTTCCTGCGGACTTAAGATTGACTCATGTGAAAAATTTGCAAGTAAATGAATCGTCTCTTACTGGCGAATCTTTGCCTGTTGAAAAGAATTACGACGCTCTTGATGAGGATACAGCATTAGCAGACCGAATCAATATGGCTTATTCAGGCACCTTGGTAACATTTGGCCTAGGCCATGGCCTTGTCATTTCAACAGGAGAAAACACGGAAATCGGTAAAATTCAACAAATGATCGACAATGCCGATATTCTAGCCACGCCATTAACAAAAAAAATCAAGCACTTCAGCCATATGGTGCTTTGGGTGATATTAGGATTGGCCGCAGTTACTTTCATAATAGGAATGTTCAAGGGCTATGATTTTGAACAAATGTTCTTAAGCACAGTAGCTCTTGCTGTCGGCATGATACCGGAGGGCCTCCCTGCCGTAGTCACCATCACATTAGCCATAGGCGTAGGACGAATGGCCAAGCAGAATGCCATCATCCGAAAGCTTCCCGCGGTTGAAACTCTTGGAAGCACAACGGTTATTTGCTCAGACAAAACAGGCACGCTTACTCAAAATGAAATGACGGTCAAAAACATTTTCACTCACAGTCAAAGCTATGAAGTGGATGGGAATGGGTATTCTCCAGAAGGGAAAATCACAAATGGAGGACAAGAAACCGATGGCAGTCAAGACAATCATTTGAACGAGATACTAATGTGCGGCTTGCTTTGCAATGACAGCGTTTTGTTAAAAAATGAAACTGATGACTGGGCTGTCGAAGGCGATCCTACAGAAGGCGCGCTACTTGTTTCAGCAAGAAAAGGGTTGAAAGACAACAAGGAAATCATCAGTAAGCACGAAAGACTTGATGCCATACCTTTTGAATCTGACTATCAATACATGGCGACACTTCATCGCTTTGATCAAGAAAAAAATGTAGCTTTCATCAAAGGTTCTTCAGAAAGTTTATTGCCAAAGTGCCTAAAAATGACCTTGCCAGAAGAAGACGTAAACAAAGTTCTTGAAAAGATAGAAGAATACGCTAGGCTAGGAATGAGAGTGCTTGTATTCACTAAAAAAGAATTTAGCGCTCAAACTCAAGAAATAAATCATTCTGATCTTGACAACCTAACTTTCTTAGGCCTTCAAGCCATGATAGACCCTCCAAGACCTGAGGCCATTGAAGCTGTTGGTATTTGTCAAAAAGCGGATGTTCAGGTAAAAATGATAACGGGAGACCATTTGACTACAGCCGCGGCTATTGCCGATCAATTAGGTATTCAAAACTTGCAAAGCCCAAGTCAAAAACCTAAGGCTATCAATGGAAAGGACTTGGAAAAAGTATCACCGGAAGAATTTGACAAAACTGTCGCTGAAACCTCTGTATTTGCCAGAGTGACACCAGAGCAAAAGCTCTCTTTGGTGAAAACGTTGCAAAAACAAGGCGAAATAGCCGCAATGACAGGCGATGGCGTAAATGACGCCCCTGCACTAAGGCAAGCTGATATAGGTATCGCCATGGGCAAAGGAGGCACAGAAGTAACCAAGGAAGCATCCGACATAGTGCTTACTGACGACAAATTCTCAACCATCGCTAAAGCAGTGGAGGAAGGAAGAGGAGTTTTCGACAACTTGCTTAAGTTCATCATTTGGGTGATTCCTACAAACTTAGGAGAAGGCCTAGTAATTATGCTAACCATATTAATTGGGTCGCAATTGCCTGTGTTGCCTATTCAAATCTTATGGATCAATATGACCACAGCAATTTTCCTAGGACTAACTCTCGCTTTTGAGCGCAAAGAGCCTTCAATCATGGATCGATCTCCTCGAAGGCCAGACATGCCATTAATAGAGAGAAAATACATATTCCGAACCATTATGGTTAGTTTATTTATTCTTGTGGGTGCATTTGGAATGTTCGAAATGAAGCAGCTTGCCGGCTATAGTGAAGAACAAGCGAGAACTATCGCCGTGAATATATTCGTATTTGTTGAAATGGCTTATTTATTCAACTGCAGATCTTTGAAATTATCCATGTTCAAATTAGGTGCATTTTCAAACGGGTGGCTGCTAGTCGGCGTGCTTGCAATGGCTGGACTACAAGTATTGCTTACACATTCACCAACAATGAACTTCTTATTCAAAACAGCTCCAATTGAACTCATCGACTGGGCGCAAATCATCCTCTACTCAGCATTAGTGTATGTGGTTGTAGAAATAGAGAAACTCATAAGACGCATGATCTCCAAATAA